The stretch of DNA TTTCATAAGCAGTCCTATTTCCTTCAACCCGTCTTCAGCAGCAcaaactttctgcttatactgtatatgtttacatttattGCATGGTCATACATTAATAGGGGGAACCCCTTACCCATAATATTAAGAATATTTGAGATTTAAATATTTACCAACAACTTCACTACTATTCCTAGCACCTTCCTACTTCCTCCCAGAAATTCTAAAAGACAGCCTTTTTATACAGCCTTTTCAAGGCGGGAATGTTGCACCTTTATTCTGCCTCGCTGTTCTGTATAAAAGGTACGAACTCAGAATGGAGGGTCATTGTCGTTCTGCCTCTGATCCGGCAGCAGAGGTAGTCACGGAGCCAGATTAACGTCTGTCTAAAAGGGAGAGCTGGCATTGTGGGATAGGAGTCTGACGCAGCTTAGCAGCTACCCAAAAAGAACTATTGTGTTGTCAGAGCACAGAAATTCAACATGATAAGCATAAACATGttgtacatgatgcacaccaaCTTTGCTTCAGTCTGAACATAGCTATAAACGTGCACGGCTTGGAAGAACCGACACTTATTTCATGGCTCATTGTAAAAGAGGGGTTTTCTTAACAGAAAAGTAGCAGAATCTTTATTTAAAAGAGGCTAGTTAgagtagccccccccccacccttccacAAACCCTACTACACATAGAGAGCACCCTGAAGCGTTACCCAGGACAGGGCCCATGGCCCTGGGGTCTGTCTCTATACATTACAGCCAACATTTCCTTTTGCAGCCACCACCACAACTACATGTCCCTCCCCCTCTACCTACactacctctccctcctctcctctcctccctccctgtcgCTGCCTCTCAGGTGCTCTCCTCTCACCTTGAGCAGTCAGTGTAGTGGCGTACCAGAGTCATGAGGaccactcttcccctctccatGCTTCTGTCTGTTCTTTCATACTGCACAGGTAAGCGCTCGTGTGAAAAAGAGGTAGAAAACGTTCTGTGTTTTTATCATGAATACAAAACTTAGTTAGTACAAGCCTATTAATTTTTGTACGTTGTTGGTTGAAAAAAGTATAGATTTTCATTATAAACATTTCTCATGTATTTTCAATAATGATAGCTATGACTGAATACTACATAATACTGCAAACAAAATATTTAAGCACCTGTATCACTTctttgcatttatatgtttaaatTAATTACTTGAGCTGTCAATCATTAGCAGAAGGCATGGAAGAAAACGTGTTGGGTAGACATATGTATACACCTACATATTTTCAGCAGCAAGTAACAGCATATAAATTATGTAGAAGTGGTGAAAATTGTTGCAGAGGTTTCCGGTTATAGTATATTAACCCCTGTACTCTCCTCTTGTCAATGGTGTTGGGTAAACAGTGGCGCCGTTAATGGTCTATTAATGTTCCTTAGATCATTATCTAAACCTGCCTTTAAGAGTCTCTACAACAGGCCTTTGTTTAAAAACTTCACCATTTAATGAAAAGTGCCCTCAATAGATCTCTTTGTCAAAAAGAGGGTATCAAAGTTGAAATGAATTGACGCTGTGTTTGCTGATCAATCAGGTGTCCAAAATTACCCCTTACAGTACAGTCTTTGTCCAGTTTTCTCAGACCACACTAATCCTCgaacaaaacagaacaacaaaagaacCTCAGAAAGCAAATGGATGAGTGGTTTGggaagagataaagacagaaagccagatagaaaaaaagaaaaaaaaagaacatgataaaaataaaaataaaatatcaatAAACCTACCAACTTCATACAGAATGGTAGAAGAGGCTGACTGGTAAGGGGGGAAGAGACTGACTGGCTAAGGAAATTGGCTGGGGATTGAGGCGGGGATAGCCcaggtctgtgtgggtgtgacgTCCTTTCGGTGTAAGGTCAGGTAGAAATGTTGCTGACGGCAAGATTATCAGCCCATGGCTCAGAAGGCCtgataaataactaaatgtgtCAGTTAATAACCACTGCTATTTCTTTAGCCGCGACTCCTGTGACCCATGACAGTCACACAGCTTGCATGCTTGTGTGAGCTTGTCTATGtgcatgtttcagtgtgtgtgtgtgtgtgtgtgtgtgtgtgtgtgtgtttgtgttccaggTCAGTACCATACAACTCATCCATGGTGCTACCACAGCCAGTACTCATGTGATGACACCTGCGAGGGTAAGTGTCACCTGCATCAGTAGTACAGAGACATGGTTAAATGCACATAGAGGTTTTTGTATCTAACTTTGACTTCCAAAAAGGCAAGCGTGTCTGTGAGTTTTTTATTCATCAactagaggggaaaaaatgcaaCTACTCCCGGTCTCCTGTCACTCTATGGTGTATTGTTTTACTACTAgctgttttatttttccaattttCGCTATCAGATCTGTATGATTTTGTTGTATTCCAGTTCAAATCGTTCTGGTTTGAGACATATTTTGTCGACCCAGTTCTAGCCTGACCTTGGTTATATCTGTCTTTTCAGAGCCGGGAAAATGGTCCACACTGTTCCCTGAATGTGGAGGGCAGAGACAATCTCCCATTAACATAGTCACGAGTCGAGTCCTGTATGACGCGGCTCTGACCTCATTCACCTTTGAAGGGCACAATCATGTCAGTAACATCACAGTGGATCACCTTGGACACTCTGGTGACTCAACTCTTTTTTACTACTTTAATTTAcctttcaagtgtgtgtgtgctgaattgAGTATGACAGCATTGACCGATGAAAAACCTTCTGttatttcagctcattttgctctccctccatctgcgAAGATCCATGGAGGGGGCCTGGCCAGCACTTATAAGGCCCTGCAGTTTCACCTCCACTGGGGGGTAGATGCAGGACCCGGCTCTGAGCACACGGTGGATGGAGAGCGCTACCCCATGGAGGTTGGCATGCACTCGTCTCAATGCACAGAGCAGCTGGGACAACACTGCAGATGGGTTGTTTGATAAGCTGAGAGTATGGGAAGATATGGGCACCAAACTGtcctgtgagggtgtgtgtgtgtgttcaggtgtatgCCTCTCCTTATAtttgtgctctctcttttgAAGTTGCACGTCGTCCACATCAAAGAGAAATACCAGACTCTGGAAGAAGCTGAAAGTGACAGTGCAGGAATAGCCTTACTTGCCTTCTTCTTTGAGGTGCGGCTCTCTGAATCTCTCATGCATCTGCTTTGACTATAGATTCCACTTAAATAATTACATAAGACTCCTCCATGCTCTCCCTAGGAATCACTGGAAGACAACCCTCACTTCGATACAGTACTTGAAGCTTTAAGAAGAGTGCGCTACATTGGTGAGCTAGATGACTTGAGAAAATTGTCATTGCCAAGTCCAGTCCAGACTTTAATATAGTCCTGGACAAAAGATTGATTCCTCACACTGGAACACTATTTATTTAAGGTAATGAGAAGTTAATGTGCAAATCTCTACATTTGTTTTATCTTGTCCTGTGGTGGTTACAGGAAACACCAGCTCAGTCGCAGCTTTCAAACTGAGTGACATCATCCCTCCGGCCCATGAGCTGTCTGCCTACTATCGCTACTCCGGGTCCATGACAACACCCGGCTGCAATGAGTCCGTTATTTGGACCATATTCCAGAGGACCCTGCCAGCCAGTCACAGACAAGTAAGAGACCATGATCCCATAACCCATAGTACACAATACAAAGACTGCAGTGGATACTGAATCCATCGCACCAAATGTATACTTTTATGCTACAGAATGTAAATATATTTAGTAAGTATATGTAACTGTCAATCTCCTGTCCACTTCTCCCCAGCTGGTGGACGTGGCTGAAGAGGTGTGGTACTGGACTGGGAAGCCCATGACAGACATCTTCAGACCTACTCAGCAACTCAACGGCAGAACTGTGTACAAGTCCTCAGCCATTCCGGTTCTCCCAGGTTCTGCGGGCCCAGTTTTCCTGCGGTCCACACTCTTGCGTCTGTGCTCCTTTCTTGTATTTGTTAGCTTGTGTTGTGTACAGTGAGgtgatatgaaacacacacatactcggcCCCTTCCATTCCAGAGTAGACTCATCGTCTCCTAATTACCAGATGGCCCAGGCCTGCTTTTATAATGTATTTGCCTTGTTCATCTTCCTGCTTGGGTTATCTTAATGAGATgtgaatgttttatttgttttacggaatactgtctgtctcttctcctacCGGTCATAAGGTGCTCGGTGTGCGATGCCACTAGACCAAAGGGAAATGTCAACTGCCTCCAGAATTAGAAGCTatctagcagcagcagcagcagctttgaCACCATAGCCAGAGCTGATGTAAGATTGATTTCAAACTCAGTCAATCTATATGCTCTTCTAAGGTTTGCCCAAGTAATACAATCTaaggttatatatatatatatatagtaatttTCTTAATTATATATGCACAAACTTCTAAATAGAGGGGAATCTCGTATAGTATACAGGAACGGTAGGTACATGGGGTGCATTTGTGAAAGTGGTACAACTGAAATGTAATAGTGCGGTCATTGACCAATACTGTCATTATTGACAAAATGAACAATTCTGTCCATACTGAGCAGACAGACACGACAATGCCATTGACATGCTGTAAAGAACACTAAATAAAAGAAGAAATTAGCATTATGCTAGACCTCTATGGTTTGTTTTATTTGCAGCATAACCTGGTTGACCTAAATATTATGAGATAAACACGGATGCAAAGAAACAACACATCCAGTAAAATCATACCTTGACAGTCAGAACCCTTAGACTTATTCACCATGGGACGCAAAAGCTTACTATGCAATTTCAGTAACTTTCATTTAAGAGAGGAGTGCATTCAGTCATGTTATTTGTAACAGTATAACATCCACTCTTCAGATATGGAAACCAGAGATCACCTCAGCACAAAGTTAATATataattaag from Clupea harengus chromosome 8, Ch_v2.0.2, whole genome shotgun sequence encodes:
- the LOC105896217 gene encoding carbonic anhydrase 15-like, which codes for MPLLIFVLSLLKLHVVHIKEKYQTLEEAESDSAGIALLAFFFEESLEDNPHFDTVLEALRRVRYIGNTSSVAAFKLSDIIPPAHELSAYYRYSGSMTTPGCNESVIWTIFQRTLPASHRQLVDVAEEVWYWTGKPMTDIFRPTQQLNGRTVYKSSAIPVLPGSAGPVFLRSTLLRLCSFLVFVSLCCVQ